One Salvia splendens isolate huo1 chromosome 12, SspV2, whole genome shotgun sequence genomic window carries:
- the LOC121758791 gene encoding UBP1-associated protein 2C-like: protein MDLTKKRKADENGRAYPLTADLGNPMAAVPPSSMGILAPEDAEKILEPFTKEQLLPIIRAAVLRHPDVLEAVRAVADADPVQRKLFVRGLGWETTTEKLRQVFSTYGELDEANSIVITDKNTGKSKGYGFVTFKHIDAAILALKEANKKIDGRMTVTQLAAAGNSGNSHSSDVALRKIYVGNIPFEISSERLLAHFSMYGEIEEGPLGFDKQTGKAKGFAFFVYKTEDGAKASLVDPMKTIDGHQLVCKLATDNKKPKPNAGPPGGMAPGMLNSGPMGIPPRNYGMGGYMGYGPGPNMPQPPQQGGMVHQNVGYNAAVGGPGGPGGQGYGGGYGGGASGYDGVGGAGAGEYGGGMGSAGGYRMPPSSLGMQGSGGYPDSGSYGLQSAYPPQPNHPAGPGPRLPAYQGMPPY, encoded by the coding sequence ATGGATCTCACCAAGAAACGCAAGGCCGATGAGAACGGAAGAGCGTATCCCTTAACCGCCGATCTTGGGAACCCAATGGCCGCCGTGCCGCCGTCTTCGATGGGCATCCTTGCTCCCGAAGACGCAGAGAAGATCCTCGAGCCCTTCACCAAGGAGCAGCTCCTTCCGATTATTCGCGCCGCCGTGCTCCGCCACCCCGACGTCTTGGAGGCCGTGCGCGCCGTCGCCGACGCCGATCCCGTCCAGCGCAAACTCTTTGTCCGCGGCCTCGGTTGGGAGACCACGACGGAGAAATTGCGTCAGGTGTTTTCCACTTATGGGGAACTGGATGAGGCGAATTCCATCGTAATTACCGATAAGAATACCGGGAAATCGAAGGGCTATGGGTTTGTAACGTTTAAGCACATCGATGCTGCGATATTAGCATTGAAGGAGGCCAATAAGAAGATTGACGGGCGAATGACGGTGACTCAGCTTGCCGCTGCTGGAAATTCAGGTAATTCTCATTCTAGTGATGTAGCGTTGAGGAAGATTTATGTTGGTAATATTCCGTTTGAGATTTCCTCTGAGAGATTGTTGGCTCACTTTTCGATGTACGGTGAGATTGAGGAAGGGCCATTAGGATTTGATAAGCAGACTGGAAAAGCCAAGGGTTTTGCCTTTTTCGTGTATAAGACGGAGGATGGTGCGAAGGCCTCATTGGTAGACCCCATGAAAACTATCGATGGTCATCAGCTTGTGTGTAAGTTGGCTACAGATAACAAGAAACCGAAGCCTAATGCTGGACCACCTGGCGGAATGGCTCCTGGTATGCTGAATTCTGGGCCTATGGGTATACCGCCACGGAATTATGGTATGGGAGGTTATATGGGATACGGCCCAGGGCCTAACATGCCTCAGCCACCGCAGCAGGGTGGAATGGTGCATCAGAATGTAGGCTACAACGCTGCAGTGGGTGGGCCTGGAGGACCCGGAGGTCAAGGTTATGGTGGTGGATATGGAGGTGGTGCATCGGGGTATGATGGAGTAGGTGGGGCTGGAGCCGGGGAGTATGGTGGAGGCATGGGTAGTGCTGGGGGATACAGAATGCCTCCTAGTAGCTTGGGAATGCAGGGATCTGGGGGTTACCCTGATAGTGGGAGCTATGGGCTTCAGTCGGCGTATCCTCCGCAGCCAAACCACCCTGCTGGTCCAGGGCCTAGACTTCCAGCCTACCAGGGCATGCCACCATATTGA